The Magnetospirillum sp. genome includes a region encoding these proteins:
- a CDS encoding ABC transporter substrate-binding protein yields MDRRHVLKIGGAAAAALAAPRAMAQAREPIRIGELNSYKVFAAFLEPYKKGMDLAVDEINASGGALGRPIEIVVRDDNGQPGDAVRVAEELLARERVSMLMGTFASNVGLAVSSFAKERKVPFLASEPLSDKIVWEQGNRYTFRLRASTYMQTAMLVPDAVRVAKRRWAIVYPNYEYGQSATAAFKKLMQARQPNIEFVAEQATPLGRIEAGPVAAALQAARPEAIFSSLFGPDLSRFVREGTTRGLFRNVEVFNLLAGEPEYLDPLLDEAPVGWYVTGYPWQDIKTPEHDRFLAAYQAKFRDYPRLGSVVGYAAVIGAAEAIRKAGSLEPEKIVDAMKGLSHSTPFGRIVYRPLDHQSTMGAYVGRIGLRNGKGVMTDWRYADGADYLPPDAEVRSLRPPE; encoded by the coding sequence ATGGATCGCAGGCATGTGCTGAAAATCGGTGGAGCTGCCGCTGCAGCCCTGGCCGCGCCCCGTGCGATGGCACAAGCGCGCGAGCCGATTCGCATCGGCGAGCTCAACTCGTACAAAGTCTTCGCGGCCTTCCTCGAGCCCTACAAAAAGGGCATGGATCTCGCGGTCGACGAGATCAACGCAAGCGGCGGCGCTCTGGGCCGGCCGATCGAGATCGTGGTGCGCGACGACAACGGCCAGCCCGGCGACGCGGTGCGCGTGGCCGAAGAGCTTTTGGCGCGCGAGCGCGTGTCGATGCTGATGGGCACGTTCGCGTCGAACGTGGGACTTGCCGTGTCGAGTTTTGCCAAGGAACGCAAAGTGCCGTTCTTGGCGTCCGAGCCGCTTTCCGACAAGATTGTGTGGGAGCAGGGCAACCGCTACACGTTCCGTCTGCGCGCTTCGACCTACATGCAGACCGCGATGCTTGTCCCCGATGCCGTGCGCGTGGCCAAGCGCCGCTGGGCCATCGTCTATCCGAACTACGAATACGGCCAGTCGGCGACGGCTGCGTTCAAGAAGCTCATGCAGGCGCGCCAGCCGAATATCGAGTTCGTTGCCGAACAGGCAACGCCGCTGGGCCGCATCGAAGCGGGTCCGGTCGCGGCCGCCTTGCAGGCTGCCCGGCCAGAGGCGATTTTCTCGTCGCTGTTCGGGCCCGATTTGTCGCGCTTCGTGCGCGAGGGCACCACGCGCGGCTTGTTCCGCAATGTCGAGGTCTTCAACCTGCTGGCGGGCGAGCCCGAATATCTCGACCCGCTGCTCGACGAAGCGCCCGTCGGTTGGTACGTGACCGGCTATCCGTGGCAGGACATCAAAACGCCCGAGCACGACCGGTTTTTGGCGGCCTATCAGGCGAAGTTCCGCGACTATCCGCGCCTCGGTTCGGTCGTTGGTTATGCGGCCGTGATCGGTGCGGCCGAGGCGATCCGCAAAGCGGGCTCGCTCGAGCCCGAAAAAATCGTCGACGCGATGAAGGGTTTGTCGCACAGCACGCCGTTCGGGCGCATCGTCTACCGGCCGCTCGACCATCAATCGACGATGGGTGCCTATGTGGGCCGCATCGGCCTTCGCAACGGCAAGGGCGTCATGACCGATTGGCGCTACGCGGACGGGGCCGATTATTTGCCGCCGGACGCCGAGGTCCGCAGCCTGCGCCCGCCCGAATAG
- a CDS encoding aldo/keto reductase: protein MAAVPPRIELAPGLAIPRLLTGLWQVADMERDRGALDPDVAAASLAEYAAAGFDAFDMADHYGSAEIIVGRLLAGPWRGKARAFTKWCPPPGPMNAEIVREGVGRSFERLGLARIDLMQFHWWQYRHPAYLDALAEMAKMVGEGRIGALGLTNFDTDHLRLLVKHGIPIATNQVSFSLLDRRAAGRMSAFCNAHGVKLLAYGTLAGGFLTDRWVGQPEPVDIPDWSKSKYKRFIDAAGGWAVLQTILGAASAIAKRHSVSVANVATRWVLDHEAVAAAIVGSRPGEREHRTANLGTFAFSFDAEDRARLDAALATASPIPGDCGDEYRKPPFLTASGDLSHHLDSLPKIYEAQPVPGRTARWRVDSGSQWEPIAGYSRAVREGQRVFVSGTTATHGTGMAVCPGDAEGQAVYILDKIAASLEALGASIDDVVRTRVYLADADDWEAVSRVHGRVFGAVRPANTLLEIGRLVGPYAVEMEAEAVVE, encoded by the coding sequence ATGGCGGCTGTTCCGCCGCGCATCGAACTCGCACCCGGGCTCGCGATCCCGCGCCTGCTGACCGGCCTGTGGCAGGTCGCCGACATGGAGCGCGATCGCGGGGCGCTCGATCCCGATGTGGCCGCCGCATCTCTTGCAGAGTACGCGGCGGCCGGGTTCGATGCGTTCGACATGGCCGACCATTACGGCAGTGCGGAGATCATCGTCGGTCGGCTGCTCGCAGGGCCGTGGCGCGGCAAAGCGCGCGCTTTCACCAAATGGTGCCCGCCGCCGGGGCCGATGAATGCTGAGATCGTGCGCGAAGGCGTGGGGCGCAGCTTCGAGCGTCTGGGGCTCGCGCGCATCGATCTCATGCAGTTCCATTGGTGGCAGTATCGCCATCCAGCCTATCTCGATGCGCTTGCAGAGATGGCGAAGATGGTAGGCGAGGGGCGCATCGGCGCCCTCGGCCTCACCAATTTCGATACCGACCATCTGCGGCTCTTGGTCAAGCACGGCATTCCGATCGCGACGAACCAAGTGTCGTTCTCGCTGCTCGACCGGCGTGCGGCGGGCCGCATGAGCGCGTTCTGCAACGCGCACGGCGTCAAGCTGCTCGCTTACGGCACGCTTGCGGGCGGCTTCTTGACCGACCGTTGGGTCGGCCAGCCCGAGCCCGTCGACATTCCGGACTGGAGCAAGTCCAAATACAAACGCTTTATCGATGCGGCGGGCGGCTGGGCGGTGCTGCAGACAATCCTTGGCGCCGCATCCGCAATCGCCAAGCGCCACAGCGTGTCGGTCGCCAATGTGGCCACGCGCTGGGTGCTCGACCATGAAGCCGTGGCGGCTGCCATCGTTGGGTCGCGGCCCGGCGAGCGCGAGCATCGCACGGCCAATCTCGGCACGTTTGCGTTTTCGTTCGACGCAGAAGACCGCGCGAGGCTCGATGCGGCGTTGGCGACCGCGTCGCCCATTCCGGGCGATTGCGGCGACGAATATCGCAAGCCGCCGTTCCTGACCGCCTCGGGCGATTTGAGCCACCATCTCGACTCGTTGCCGAAAATCTACGAAGCCCAGCCCGTTCCGGGGCGCACCGCGCGCTGGCGCGTGGACAGCGGCAGCCAGTGGGAACCCATTGCGGGCTATTCGCGCGCGGTGCGCGAGGGCCAGCGTGTGTTCGTGAGCGGGACGACCGCCACGCACGGAACGGGCATGGCCGTGTGCCCCGGCGATGCCGAAGGCCAGGCCGTCTATATTCTCGACAAGATCGCAGCGTCGCTCGAAGCGCTTGGGGCTTCGATCGACGACGTGGTGCGCACGCGCGTGTATCTGGCCGATGCCGACGACTGGGAGGCAGTGTCGCGCGTGCACGGGCGCGTGTTCGGTGCCGTCCGCCCGGCCAACACGCTGCTCGAGATCGGGCGCTTGGTCGGCCCTTATGCGGTTGAAATGGAAGCCGAAGCAGTCGTCGAATAG
- a CDS encoding ABC transporter substrate-binding protein has translation MRFASLIAVAAVAAAAQFQPAPVLAQGCTHTIGMVVSLTGPAGRFGQAASKSAELAFNDLNTAGGVAGCRLAIDLRDAQSQGSVAVDQARQLVDLRRVPAILGGIISSVSIPVLTSVTAPAGIVQISPASSSPTLTRLSAEGTSKGVFFRTITSDALQGTAAAKYAMDQGLKELAIIHVNNDFGVNMVNEFRRAFEALGGKITNTVPYNPSQPSYAPEVTAAMRGNPPALYLVSYPGDGTTIARTWLQQGGAQTFLLNDGMNSADFIRDVGPRFLNNAFGTSSGTVRTPSTEYFATAYPAMSGGFDANAPAADRAYDAAAILGLAIAKAGRAESAAIRDAIREVTGPGGEPIHAGAAEFRRGLQLLREGKRISYVGVIGPVTFDANGDITGPFRKWRITDGNIVTVGEMSTNEVQDVQRRLPPR, from the coding sequence GTGCGCTTTGCTTCGCTGATCGCCGTTGCTGCCGTTGCCGCTGCTGCTCAATTCCAGCCCGCACCCGTTCTGGCGCAGGGCTGCACCCACACGATCGGCATGGTCGTGTCGCTGACGGGGCCGGCCGGGCGTTTCGGCCAGGCGGCATCCAAATCGGCTGAACTTGCGTTCAACGATCTCAACACGGCAGGCGGCGTTGCCGGCTGCCGTCTGGCGATCGATCTGCGCGATGCGCAGAGCCAGGGTTCGGTCGCAGTCGACCAGGCGCGCCAGTTGGTCGATCTTCGCCGCGTGCCCGCAATCCTCGGCGGCATCATCTCGTCAGTGTCGATCCCGGTGCTGACGTCGGTGACCGCACCTGCCGGCATCGTGCAGATTTCGCCCGCATCGTCCTCGCCCACGCTCACGCGCCTGTCGGCCGAGGGCACGTCCAAGGGCGTGTTTTTCCGAACGATCACGTCGGACGCGCTGCAGGGAACGGCCGCCGCGAAATACGCGATGGACCAGGGCCTCAAGGAACTCGCCATCATCCATGTGAACAACGATTTCGGCGTCAACATGGTGAACGAATTCCGCCGCGCCTTCGAAGCCCTCGGCGGCAAGATCACGAACACCGTGCCCTACAATCCGAGCCAGCCCTCCTACGCGCCCGAAGTGACGGCTGCGATGCGCGGCAATCCGCCCGCCCTCTATCTCGTCTCGTATCCCGGCGACGGCACGACGATCGCGCGCACGTGGCTGCAGCAGGGCGGGGCGCAGACCTTCCTGCTCAACGACGGCATGAACAGTGCCGATTTCATCCGCGACGTTGGCCCGCGCTTCCTCAACAACGCGTTCGGCACCTCGTCGGGCACGGTGCGCACGCCGTCGACCGAGTATTTCGCGACCGCGTACCCTGCCATGTCGGGCGGGTTCGACGCGAACGCGCCGGCCGCCGACCGCGCTTACGATGCCGCCGCCATTCTGGGCCTTGCCATCGCCAAAGCCGGCCGTGCGGAATCCGCCGCCATCCGCGACGCGATCCGCGAAGTGACGGGCCCGGGCGGCGAGCCGATCCATGCCGGTGCGGCCGAGTTCCGCCGCGGCCTGCAGCTGCTGCGCGAAGGCAAGCGCATCTCGTATGTCGGCGTGATCGGCCCGGTCACGTTCGATGCGAACGGCGACATCACGGGTCCGTTCCGCAAGTGGCGCATCACGGACGGCAACATCGTCACGGTCGGCGAAATGTCGACGAACGAAGTGCAGGACGTGCAGCGCCGTCTGCCGCCGCGCTGA
- a CDS encoding aldo/keto reductase, translating into MTVERFSLAPGYEISRLLRGGWQLAGGHGPVDAARAVDDMFAFVDAGVTVFDCADIYTGVEELIGEFRRRLLQARGAAALAGLKVHTKFVPDWDDLATCDAAYARAIVERSLKRLGAARLDLVQFHWWNYAVPRHAEIACVLADLAREGKIDQVGATNFDTPHTQAMFDAGVKLASMQVQYSLLDARPETALAGLCARTGMKLLCYGTLAGGFLSKAWLGKPEPSDLSHNRSLVKYKLVIDDFGGWDLFQELLAVCQAIGDKHGVSLSCVAGRWTLDRPHVAGIIVGARYAAHLADNLGMFAFALDAQDRARIDAVLARRRGPLGDTYTLERDKEGRHGRIMKYNLNKP; encoded by the coding sequence ATGACGGTCGAACGCTTCAGCCTCGCCCCAGGCTACGAAATTTCGCGCCTGCTGCGCGGCGGCTGGCAGCTTGCGGGCGGCCACGGCCCGGTCGATGCGGCGCGCGCGGTCGACGACATGTTCGCGTTCGTCGATGCGGGCGTAACGGTCTTCGACTGTGCGGACATCTATACGGGCGTGGAAGAACTCATCGGCGAATTCCGCCGCCGCCTGCTGCAAGCCCGAGGGGCCGCCGCCCTCGCAGGCCTCAAAGTCCACACAAAATTTGTGCCCGATTGGGACGATCTTGCGACCTGCGACGCCGCTTATGCGCGCGCGATCGTGGAGCGGTCGCTCAAGCGCTTGGGTGCCGCGCGGCTCGATCTCGTGCAGTTCCATTGGTGGAACTACGCAGTACCGCGCCATGCCGAGATCGCCTGCGTGCTGGCCGATCTCGCGCGCGAAGGCAAGATCGACCAGGTCGGGGCGACCAATTTCGACACGCCGCACACGCAAGCGATGTTCGATGCGGGCGTGAAGCTCGCCTCGATGCAAGTGCAGTATTCGCTTCTCGACGCGCGCCCCGAGACCGCCCTTGCGGGCCTGTGCGCCCGCACGGGCATGAAGCTCCTGTGCTACGGCACGCTTGCGGGCGGTTTTCTCTCGAAAGCTTGGCTCGGCAAACCGGAGCCGAGCGATCTTTCGCACAATCGCAGCCTCGTCAAATACAAGCTCGTGATCGACGATTTCGGCGGCTGGGATCTGTTCCAGGAACTGCTCGCGGTCTGCCAGGCGATCGGCGACAAGCACGGCGTGTCGCTCTCGTGCGTGGCCGGTCGCTGGACGCTCGACCGCCCGCACGTGGCCGGCATCATCGTCGGTGCCCGCTATGCAGCGCACCTGGCCGACAATCTGGGTATGTTCGCCTTTGCGCTCGACGCGCAAGACCGTGCCCGGATCGACGCGGTGCTCGCCCGCCGTCGAGGGCCGCTCGGCGACACCTACACGCTCGAGCGCGACAAGGAGGGCCGCCACGGCCGCATCATGAAATACAATCTGAACAAGCCATGA
- a CDS encoding TIGR04076 family protein has translation MSDDNFELYDLRVEVVAPEGGAVYCGAKPGDHFELRGEMLHLPPGQGFSIYSLGALLPLLAAKQRPTHPNDWMTTDAEVACPDPNCTTRFRIKRGEKRRFSHAATTAVKRP, from the coding sequence TTGAGCGACGACAATTTCGAGCTTTACGATCTGCGCGTCGAGGTCGTGGCGCCCGAGGGCGGGGCCGTCTATTGCGGCGCCAAACCGGGCGATCATTTCGAGCTGCGCGGCGAGATGCTGCATCTGCCGCCGGGCCAGGGTTTTTCGATCTATTCGCTGGGCGCCTTGCTGCCGCTGCTGGCGGCCAAACAACGCCCCACGCATCCCAACGATTGGATGACGACCGACGCGGAAGTCGCCTGCCCCGATCCCAACTGCACGACGCGTTTTCGCATCAAGCGGGGCGAGAAGCGCCGCTTCAGCCATGCCGCAACGACGGCCGTGAAACGGCCATGA
- a CDS encoding ABC transporter ATP-binding protein, which translates to MLQIRDLAKRFGGNRAVDGVSFDVPKGAIAGLIGPNGAGKTTLFNCVAGLYRPDAGAITLDGNRIDGKRPSLVHAAGLGRTFQIPRPFPAMSVLENVLVGVPGQSGERFWANWFAPARVASDEAKARETARAWIDFVGLSALEQAPARVLSGGQRKLLELARAMVADPRLVLLDEPAAGVNPALLEKIIDRIAEINRRGTSFLIVEHNMDMVMRLCHPIAVMAQGKLIAFGDADSVRRNPTVVEAYLGGAVA; encoded by the coding sequence ATGCTGCAAATACGCGACCTTGCCAAACGCTTCGGCGGCAACCGCGCCGTCGACGGCGTCTCGTTCGACGTGCCCAAGGGTGCCATCGCCGGCCTCATCGGCCCGAACGGGGCCGGCAAAACCACGTTGTTCAACTGCGTGGCCGGGCTCTATCGGCCCGATGCCGGCGCGATAACGCTCGACGGCAACCGCATCGACGGCAAGCGGCCGTCGCTTGTGCATGCGGCAGGGCTAGGGCGCACCTTCCAGATCCCGCGCCCGTTTCCGGCCATGAGCGTGCTCGAAAACGTGCTGGTGGGGGTACCCGGCCAGAGCGGCGAGCGTTTCTGGGCCAACTGGTTTGCACCCGCACGCGTCGCTTCCGACGAAGCCAAGGCCCGCGAGACCGCGCGCGCCTGGATCGATTTCGTGGGCCTGAGCGCCCTCGAACAGGCCCCTGCCCGCGTGCTCTCGGGCGGGCAGCGCAAATTGCTGGAACTGGCGCGTGCGATGGTCGCCGACCCGCGCTTGGTGCTGCTCGACGAGCCGGCCGCCGGCGTCAATCCCGCCTTGCTCGAGAAGATCATCGACCGCATCGCCGAGATCAACCGGCGCGGGACGAGCTTCCTGATCGTCGAACACAATATGGATATGGTCATGCGCCTGTGCCATCCGATCGCGGTGATGGCGCAGGGCAAGCTCATCGCGTTCGGCGACGCGGATTCCGTGCGCCGCAATCCGACCGTGGTCGAAGCCTATCTCGGCGGTGCCGTCGCATGA
- a CDS encoding ABC transporter ATP-binding protein: protein MSVALEISDLEAGYEPGLAIVRGASLGVAAGEIVALLGPNGAGKSTLAKAVAGLVPIFSGSVRLGGAEIAGTAAHLLARAGLGFVPQTENVFAPLTVAENLELAAAVAHVKAKQRLPELYALFPDLAKARRIDAGRLSGGQRQMLAMARALVPNPRVLILDEPSAGLSPKLVDHAFAKLVEIAASGVAVLLVEQNVKAALAIAARGAVLVEGRVHVDAPARDLQVPGVLERLFFPHAEVGAP, encoded by the coding sequence ATGAGCGTCGCCCTCGAAATCTCCGACCTCGAAGCGGGCTACGAGCCGGGCCTTGCGATCGTGCGGGGTGCTTCGCTTGGCGTTGCGGCGGGCGAGATCGTGGCGTTGCTCGGACCCAATGGGGCGGGCAAATCCACGCTCGCCAAAGCGGTCGCGGGCCTCGTACCGATTTTTTCGGGCAGCGTGAGGCTTGGCGGTGCGGAGATCGCGGGCACGGCGGCGCATTTGTTGGCGCGTGCGGGCTTGGGCTTCGTGCCGCAGACGGAAAACGTGTTCGCACCGCTCACGGTCGCCGAAAATCTCGAACTTGCAGCGGCCGTGGCGCACGTGAAAGCCAAGCAGCGCTTGCCCGAGCTTTACGCGCTGTTTCCGGATCTCGCCAAAGCGCGCCGCATCGATGCCGGGCGGCTCTCGGGCGGCCAGCGTCAGATGCTGGCGATGGCGCGCGCCCTCGTGCCCAACCCGCGCGTGCTGATCCTCGACGAGCCGTCGGCGGGCCTGTCGCCGAAGCTCGTCGATCACGCCTTTGCCAAACTCGTCGAAATCGCGGCATCGGGTGTGGCCGTGCTGCTCGTCGAGCAGAACGTCAAAGCCGCACTTGCGATCGCAGCACGCGGCGCGGTGCTGGTCGAAGGCCGCGTGCATGTCGATGCCCCCGCGCGCGACCTGCAAGTGCCGGGCGTGCTCGAGCGTTTGTTCTTCCCGCATGCCGAGGTGGGCGCACCATGA
- a CDS encoding branched-chain amino acid ABC transporter permease: MILQILADGLIVGSTIALGAIGLTMTYSLLRFANFAHGEFIAWGAYLVLTFLGFFLALGGGGAMAPLGPFSFGWQLLAALVAGAIATALLALLLDWLLFDRLSTQGSAIVLTIASFGAALALRNFLQFVYGSLPAYYTRELQIAIHIVPRDVGGGLRATPDQLFVLGLALVLVVALHLFLQRTTAGRAMRAVAHNPALARVTGIDVASVVRWTWILGAILAAVAGTFAGLVGQLRPQIGFDLLLPLFAAAILGGIGSVPGAVIGGLIVGLAESAAVPLIGAEYRAAAAFGVLIAILLVRPQGLFAERAK, translated from the coding sequence ATGATCCTGCAGATCCTCGCAGACGGCCTCATCGTCGGCTCGACGATTGCGCTCGGCGCCATCGGTCTCACCATGACCTATTCGCTGCTGCGCTTCGCCAACTTCGCGCATGGCGAATTCATCGCGTGGGGGGCGTATCTGGTTTTGACGTTCCTCGGCTTTTTCCTCGCACTCGGCGGCGGCGGGGCGATGGCGCCATTGGGGCCGTTCTCGTTCGGCTGGCAATTGCTGGCGGCACTCGTTGCGGGGGCGATCGCGACGGCACTCCTCGCCCTCCTGCTCGACTGGCTGCTGTTCGACCGGTTGTCGACGCAGGGCAGCGCCATCGTGCTAACGATCGCGAGCTTCGGTGCCGCGCTGGCGCTGCGGAACTTTCTGCAGTTCGTCTACGGCTCGCTGCCCGCCTATTACACGCGCGAACTGCAGATCGCGATCCATATCGTGCCGCGCGATGTGGGCGGCGGCTTGCGCGCGACGCCCGACCAACTCTTCGTGCTGGGACTTGCCCTCGTGCTGGTCGTGGCCTTGCACCTGTTCTTGCAGCGCACGACGGCCGGGCGCGCGATGCGCGCGGTTGCGCACAATCCCGCTTTGGCGCGCGTGACCGGCATAGACGTTGCGAGCGTGGTGCGCTGGACCTGGATTCTGGGTGCGATCCTTGCGGCGGTGGCCGGCACGTTTGCGGGCCTTGTAGGCCAGCTACGCCCGCAGATCGGTTTCGATCTGCTGCTGCCTTTGTTCGCGGCCGCCATTCTGGGCGGGATCGGCAGCGTGCCGGGTGCCGTGATCGGCGGGCTCATTGTGGGTCTCGCCGAAAGTGCCGCCGTTCCGCTGATCGGGGCCGAATACCGAGCAGCGGCCGCGTTCGGCGTGCTGATCGCGATTTTGCTCGTACGCCCGCAAGGTCTGTTTGCGGAGCGTGCGAAATGA
- a CDS encoding branched-chain amino acid ABC transporter permease translates to MSELLPVLSYATFFFVFASIFATMALGLNLQWGYTGLFNVGVAGFVAVGAYASALLTTPPDAAPGAVRVVGLGLPIVVGWIGGTAAAGLVAAAVGFAALRLRHDYLAIATFGIAVVIQLVALNAQKLTGGPFGIQFIPKPFDAELDGSLAFNALYLVLTLAALGAVYAGLQRLAASPWGRVLRAIREDETAAEALGKRAFAFRLQSFAIGGAIMGFGGALYAHFVGYIAPEDFLPILTFQIWTMLIVGGAGSNRGAIAGAIVVWAIWTIAGNGLRELIPPADQARAASLQIVLVGVLLAAMLLWRPHGLLGPRPSK, encoded by the coding sequence ATGAGCGAGCTACTGCCGGTCCTGTCCTACGCGACGTTCTTTTTCGTCTTCGCGTCGATCTTCGCGACGATGGCGCTCGGGCTCAATCTGCAATGGGGCTATACGGGGCTGTTCAATGTCGGCGTGGCGGGCTTCGTGGCGGTCGGTGCCTATGCCTCGGCCCTGCTGACCACGCCGCCCGACGCGGCACCGGGTGCCGTGCGCGTCGTCGGCCTCGGCCTGCCGATCGTGGTGGGCTGGATCGGCGGCACGGCCGCTGCCGGTCTCGTCGCTGCCGCCGTCGGATTTGCAGCTTTGCGACTGCGTCACGACTATCTGGCGATCGCGACGTTCGGCATCGCCGTGGTGATCCAGCTCGTCGCCCTCAATGCGCAGAAATTGACTGGCGGGCCGTTCGGCATCCAGTTCATCCCGAAACCTTTCGACGCCGAACTCGACGGCTCGCTTGCCTTCAACGCGCTCTATCTCGTGCTGACGCTGGCGGCTCTCGGGGCCGTCTATGCGGGCCTCCAGCGTTTGGCCGCAAGCCCGTGGGGCCGCGTTTTGCGCGCAATCCGCGAGGATGAAACGGCCGCCGAAGCGCTCGGCAAACGCGCCTTCGCGTTCCGCCTGCAATCCTTCGCGATCGGCGGTGCGATCATGGGCTTCGGAGGTGCTCTCTATGCGCATTTTGTGGGCTACATCGCCCCCGAAGATTTTCTGCCGATCCTCACCTTCCAAATCTGGACCATGCTGATCGTCGGCGGGGCCGGCAGCAATCGCGGGGCCATCGCAGGCGCCATCGTCGTGTGGGCGATCTGGACGATCGCGGGCAACGGCTTGCGCGAACTGATCCCGCCGGCCGACCAGGCGCGCGCGGCCTCGCTGCAGATCGTGCTGGTCGGCGTGCTGCTCGCGGCGATGCTGTTGTGGCGCCCGCACGGTCTCTTGGGGCCGCGCCCGTCCAAGTGA
- a CDS encoding aldo/keto reductase: MIAARTLGKSGIAVSEIGFGGAPLGDLFAVLDESAAVATVEASLDAGVTLLDTSPLYGHGLSEHRIGAALRRRPHVRSVLCTKVGRVADPFLPRAGETDFVGGLPHRLRFDYSHDGALRSIEQSLLRLGTSRLDVVLIHDVDVWTHGAAAIDARFEEAVAGAYRALRRLRDEKTIGALGVGVNEADMCMRFAERCDIDCVLLAGRYSLLEQPAAETFLPLAQARNIGVMLGGVFNSGILATGAVAGAKYNYKPAPPEIRAKVEKIEAVCRRHGVKLADAALRFALAHPVVASVVLGAVTPTEIAAQQASLAATIPRALWADLVAQGLLDANLPVPT; this comes from the coding sequence ATGATCGCAGCGCGCACGCTCGGCAAATCGGGGATTGCCGTCTCGGAGATCGGTTTCGGCGGCGCGCCGCTCGGCGATCTCTTCGCCGTGCTCGACGAAAGCGCGGCGGTCGCCACCGTCGAAGCTTCCCTCGATGCCGGCGTGACCCTGCTCGACACATCGCCCCTCTACGGCCACGGCCTGTCCGAACATCGCATCGGGGCTGCCTTGCGCCGACGGCCACACGTGCGGTCCGTGCTCTGCACGAAGGTGGGCCGTGTCGCCGATCCGTTTTTGCCGCGCGCGGGCGAGACCGATTTCGTCGGCGGATTGCCGCATCGGCTGCGCTTCGACTATTCCCACGACGGCGCGCTGCGCTCGATCGAGCAGTCGCTGCTGCGCTTAGGCACATCGCGCCTCGACGTCGTGCTGATCCACGACGTCGATGTGTGGACGCACGGGGCCGCCGCGATCGACGCGCGCTTCGAAGAAGCGGTCGCGGGCGCCTATCGCGCCTTGCGCCGCTTGCGCGACGAAAAAACCATCGGCGCGCTCGGTGTGGGCGTCAACGAAGCCGACATGTGCATGCGGTTCGCCGAGCGCTGCGACATCGACTGCGTGCTGCTGGCCGGGCGCTATTCGCTGCTCGAGCAGCCGGCCGCCGAAACGTTCCTGCCGCTTGCACAAGCGCGCAATATCGGCGTGATGCTGGGCGGGGTATTCAATTCCGGCATCCTCGCGACAGGCGCTGTCGCAGGTGCCAAGTACAATTATAAACCCGCCCCGCCTGAGATCCGCGCGAAGGTCGAGAAGATCGAAGCGGTCTGCCGCCGCCACGGCGTCAAGCTCGCCGATGCCGCGCTGCGTTTTGCCCTCGCCCATCCGGTCGTCGCCAGCGTCGTGCTGGGGGCGGTGACGCCGACTGAAATCGCCGCCCAGCAGGCGAGCCTTGCCGCCACGATTCCGAGGGCCTTGTGGGCCGATCTCGTTGCCCAAGGCTTGCTCGACGCAAATCTGCCGGTGCCCACATGA
- a CDS encoding amidohydrolase family protein: MTHRHIDAHQHYWRVARGDYGWLTPASGLLYRDYMPPDLAPLLAAHAIGETILVQAAPSVAETNFLLEIARGTPSVAGVVGWVDFADGDAPATIASLAQNRLLVGLRPMVQDIADDDWLLDPRLDAAFAALAAHGLVFDALVLPRHLRQLLVRARRHPNVTFVIDHAAKPFIRAGTLDPWRRELAELALLPNTTCKLSGLATEAAENWTVADLAPYAAHVLASFGTERTLWGSDWPVVEKAGGYARWFDTAQTLAGLHPGVFGDNAARLYLATRGRNA, translated from the coding sequence ATGACGCATCGGCACATCGACGCGCACCAGCATTATTGGCGCGTCGCGCGCGGCGACTATGGCTGGCTCACGCCCGCATCGGGGCTGCTCTATCGCGACTACATGCCGCCGGATCTGGCCCCCCTGCTTGCCGCGCACGCAATCGGCGAGACCATTCTCGTGCAGGCGGCCCCCAGTGTGGCCGAAACGAATTTTCTGCTCGAAATCGCGCGCGGTACGCCGAGCGTTGCGGGCGTCGTCGGCTGGGTCGATTTCGCCGACGGCGACGCGCCTGCGACCATCGCTTCACTCGCGCAAAATCGGCTGCTGGTCGGGCTTCGGCCGATGGTGCAGGACATCGCCGACGACGATTGGCTGCTCGACCCGCGCCTCGACGCGGCGTTTGCGGCACTCGCCGCACACGGGCTCGTGTTCGACGCGCTCGTTCTGCCGCGCCATCTGCGGCAATTGCTCGTGCGCGCCCGCCGCCATCCCAACGTAACGTTCGTGATCGACCATGCCGCCAAGCCGTTCATCCGGGCTGGCACGCTCGATCCGTGGCGCCGGGAACTCGCCGAACTCGCTTTGCTTCCGAACACCACCTGCAAACTCTCGGGCCTCGCCACGGAAGCCGCCGAAAACTGGACCGTTGCCGACCTCGCCCCCTATGCGGCGCACGTGCTCGCCTCGTTCGGGACCGAACGCACGCTCTGGGGGAGCGATTGGCCGGTCGTCGAGAAAGCCGGCGGCTATGCGCGCTGGTTCGACACGGCTCAAACGCTTGCCGGTTTGCATCCCGGCGTGTTCGGCGACAATGCGGCACGCCTCTATCTTGCGACGCGCGGAAGGAACGCCTGA